The Bacteroidales bacterium WCE2004 nucleotide sequence GTAGACGTCCCCCTTGAGCACGCCGTCCTCCACCGCGCCCGCGCAGGCGATGCGCGTCTCGAAGCGATAGTCTGCCCCGAGCTTGTACAGGGCCAGGCCCGTGGTCAGCAACTTGACGTTGGAGGCCGGGACCAGCTTCTGCCGGATGTTGACGGCGACGAGCGTGTCCCCGTCCGCGCGGACCGCCAGGATGCCGGCCACGCCGGCCCGCAGCGGTTCCTTCGCGCAGACGGCCTCGACGGCCTGCTGCGCCCGGGTCCGGGGAATACCAGCAGTCGCGCTCCATGTTGTTAGCAGAAGCGCGACTGATATCAGGGGGAAGGTGATTCTCATTATTTGACCGCTTCCTTCACGGCGGTGCTGAGTTTGGAGTAGAGGGCGTCCGTCTTGGTGAGGACCTCCTTGCGAAGGTCGTTGTAGTAGGCCTTCTTGGAACCCTCGACCTTGGCGTTGACCTTGTCGCGGAGTTCGTTGTAGAGGTCGATGGCCTCTTCCATCAGCTCGCTGACGTTGGCGTCGGTAATCTTGGGATTGACGCAGGCGACGACGGAGCAATCCTCAACGAAGGCGCTCAGCACATACTCGATGTCCTTTTTGATGTCTCTAAGATTCATGTCTTTCAAATTTTATTGCCGCAAAGATAGCTATTTTTCCCGAATTTTACGTGATGCCCATTCGATGAAGTATTTCATATTCGGCGCGTCCGTGTGTCCGCCGTCGTGCTGGCGCCAGGCCAGCTCGCCGTCGAGCAGGCCCTCGAGCACCGCCGGCATCGGCTCCTTGCGGTAATCGTTGGACAAGCCGAGGTCCTTCGCGCCGAGCAGCTTGAACACCTCGCCGGCGGCCACGGTGGCCTGCCAGCTGCCGTACTGGTCCAGCCACAGGTCGTCGCCCTTCTCCGGGATGCCGTAGCTGATGAACACGAGACGCGGCGCGCAGAGGGCGATGAGCTCATGCGAATCGACCGGCAGCATGCCGGCGTTCCAGGCGCCGGTCTTCGACTCGACGGCGCAGTACTTGATGTAGTTGCCGGCCATCCAGTGGTATTCGCCGGCGTTGGAAAGGTTCTCCAGGCCCTCGCCGAAGATGCGGCGGTGCAGCGTGGCGCCGCCCTTGCCGGAAGAGCCGATCAGGCCCAGCGCGAAACGCTCCTCGAAAGCGAGCGTCACGAGCGCGGCCTTGCCGTAGCGGGACACGCCCTCGATGCCGACGTGCTTCGCGTCGACGTCGGGATCCGTCTCGAGATAGTCGAGGCCGCGGGCGGCGCCCCAGGCCCAGGCGCGCAGGGCGCCCCAGTCATCCGGCTTGCGCGGCTGGCCGTGGTTGGTCAGGCCGATGATGCCGCGGGTCAGCCCGGCGCCGTTGTCGGCCTGGATGCTGCCCGGGTCGATCATCGCATAGCCCCAGCCGGCGGCGAGCAGCTGCTGGTTGGACGGCGGGTCCTGGCCGGGCGTCTGCTGGGCCGGGCGCATGAACATGGCGAACGGGTTGGCGGGCTCGAAAGGCTGCCAGGCGGGATATTTCTTCATCAGCTCGGCCGTCTCCGGGTCGCTCTCCAGGATGCGGCGCAGCGCCTTGTTGATGACGGCCATGTCGTCTCCGCCCGGCTTGACGGGATTGGGCATGTTGGCGGGGCCGAACATCATCAGCACCGGCACCGGCCCGTCAGCGTCGGCGGGCGTCACGACGACCATCTTGATGTCGACATCGATCGACGGGCAGGCGGAATTGTCGACGTGGCCCCGGAGCTGCTTGGCCTTGGCCCGCATCCGGCCGACGAACTCGACCTCCTCGGCCTCGACCGTCCAGGTCACGCCGGGAACATTGGCCGGGACACGGCCATAGACTTCACTTTCGAAACCCTCGACGATCTCCGGCCGGCGGACCTCCCACCACTGCTTCGGCGTGGTGACTTTCTTGCCGGCGTTGGTCCGGAGGATCTCCGGAAGCACGGGGAAAGGATTGGCCTTGCTCTCGTCGTAGTTGGCGGCGTAGGGGCTCTTCGTGTCCGCGTCGAAACCGCGGCGGATGGATTTGATCCCGAGCTGGTCGAGCATGTTCTGATGGTCCTGCTCGGCCGTGAAGGTCACCGGCTCCTGCGCGAAGGAAGCAGCGCAGAACAGACAGCCGGCCAGAAAAAGGAGAACTTTTTTCATCGTGTTATCATTTGGGACATTAAAGATACGAAAAAAGCATATCTTTGCATAACCTGACATTCCAATACCATGAAACATCCTTTCAAAATCGTCCTGGGCCTCGCGCTGATCATCATCGGCGTGATCTGGGTCCTGAATCTCGCGGGCGTTCCCGGTTTCGCCTTCTCCACCAGAGGCTGGTGGACCCTGTTCATCATCCTGCCCTGCCTTTCCGCGCTCCTCAGCGGGCGGGAAATCGTCGGCCCGTGCGTGGGCATCGGCATCGGCGTATTGCTCCTGCTGGCCGACCGCGGGGTCATCACCTGGAGCAGCATGTGGCAGTTCGCCCTGGCGCTGATGGTCATCGGATTCGGCATCCGGCTTCTCTTCTTCAAGTCCTGCAGCAGCCGCAATGCGGGCAAATACAAGACTTTCTCCCGCGACGGCAAGGACATCCGCCATATCGATTCTTCCTTCGGTAAGCAGCACCTGTTCTTTGCGGGTGAGAAGTTCGACGGCGCCGACGTGAACGTGTCCTTCGGCGGCCTGACGCTGGACCTGCGGGGCGCCGAGATCGCCAAGGAGGCGGTCATCAACCTGAGCGTCTCCTTCAGCGGCGTCGTGATCATCGTGCCGGAAGGCATGGCCGTCACCACCGCCGTGAGCAACGGCTTCGGCGGCGTCACGGACAAGCGTTTCAGCAAGATCAACGCAGGCGAGCCGATCCTCGTCCTCACCGGCGAAGTCGGCTTCGGCGGCGTCGAGATCCGCAATTATTAGCCAGAGCGCGTCAGCGCAGGATAAAGTGCGGCGTGGTGTCGATGTGCAGCAGGCCTCCGGATGCGGCGGCCTCTGCCTTGAGCACCACGACAGCGCATTCATTGTCCACGCGGTCGCTGGACAGCAGGCGCGACGTCCCGTTCCATTGCAGCAGCGGATTCTCCATCCCGGTATAATTGTCGACCCGGGACGTCGTGGCCAGATACTCGCTCACGGCGAGCCGCAGCGTGCGCGTCGCCCAGTCGCCCGTCCACTTGCCATTCTGATAGATCACGGCACCGTCCTTGCCGAGCGAGACGACGGAATAGTCGCGGTAGGCGCAGTCAATGCCTGACATGAACGTGAACAGGCTCCTGCCGCCGTTGGTCAGGGAATAAGTGAACAGCCGGAGCAGGTCCGCATACGTGATCTCATAGACGTAGGTCAGGTTGTTGAAGGGGAACATCTCATAGACGTTCGCGACGGTGATGTCGCGTCTGGATGCCGCGTCGAGCGGAAAAGACGTACGCACGCCGCCGCTGTTGACGAAGGAGACGTCGGCCTCCCCGACGCGGCGGAGGATGTCGCACATCCAGTTGGACATGGGCGTGGCGCGGTCGCCGCTCCCCTTGATATAGTAGGTCGTGGCGCCGATGCCGATATATCCGATCACGTCATTCCCCTCCAGGGACGTGGCCGCAATGGCCGCGTCGCAGACGGCGAGGACGTCTTCGTCCAGGTCATCCGCGTTCTGCCCTTCGGCGCGATGCTGGTCGAGGGAGGCGCTGACGGCGACGTTCTGCGCGTTCACCACGCTGGTGAAAGAGACTTCGCCCGTCTTGCGGTCCCGGTAGAACTTGAGGTCGGCGCTGGAATAATGCTCGCAATACCGGCCCCCTTGCAGGTACACGGGGCCGGAGCCCCGCCGGCCGCTCTTGCGCGCGTGGCTGTGGCCGCCCAGCACGAGGTCGATGGAGCTGTTCCACGCCAGTTTTTCCGCCACGTCGTCGGCGGCGCCATGGACAAGCAGGACCGTGGCGTCGCACTGGCCCGAGGCTTCCAGCTCCTTCGCCAGGCCGTCGGCGATCGCGTAGTCTTCCCGGATGGTGAATCCCCGGTCGGTGAATCTCGAAGACATGATGCTGCCGGCATAATCCACCGCGAAGCCGATGACGCCGATCCGGACCGGGATGGTCTCCCCGCTGGAGCTCCGGGCGGACTTCTCGACGATCACATAGTCTTTGGTGAAAGGGGCCCGGACACCGTCCAGATACAGATTGGCACAGAGGACGGGGATATCGTTGACCTGCCGGCTGCCAGCCCATTCATAGTCGGGCATCGTAGCGTCCGGATCGACCGTAGCCTCGATCCCCCAGTCGAATTCGTGGTTGCCGAGCGCGACGGCATCGTATTCCATCCGGTCCACTGCGGCGGACACGGGCTGGCCGCCCAGCAGGTTGGAGATGGACGCACCCTGATAGAGGTCGCCGCCGTCCAGCAGCAGGAGCCGGTCTTTGCGGTATTCCGCGCCATGGCCCCGGATATCCCGGGCCTTGTCGGCGATATAGGCCATCCGGTAGTGGAAGAAGTCATTCTCGCGGCTGACGATATAGCCGTGGATGTCCGTCGTCTCCATGACGGGCAGGTAGAATTCTCCCGAAAGGGGACGTTCTTTCACCTTGCAGCAGCCGGCAAGCAGCGCCGCGGCGAAGGTCAGCACAAGCAGGATCCTCGTTTTCATAGCCGTTCAGATTGGTCAGGTCAATAATACCAGGGACGCGTGAGGACGCTCCGGATGCCGGAGCCGTCGTCCACGTGGCCCAGGATGCGGCGCACGCCGAGCGGCTCGCGCTCGTAGTAATCCTCGCCGTCCGGCGTCAGGGAGCTGATGCGCACCACCTGCGAGGAGTGGATGATCTTGCGGTCGCCACAGTACATCGCCACGTGCGCCACCACCATGGGCTTGCGCGCCGTCGCGGGCGTGCCGTAGAAGATCAGGTCGCCGGGCTGCATCAGGTCGAAATCATAGGGAATCTCCTCGCCGGTGTGGATCTGCTCGCGCGCATTGCGCGGCAGCACGATCCCGCACTGGCGGTAGACGAACTGCGTGAAGCCGCTGCAGTCGAAATGCTTGACGCTCGCCCCGCCCCACATGTAGGGCGTGCCGAGGAAGCGGCGCGCGGTCGCGATGAGCTGCTCGCGCGTGGCGACGCGGCTCTGCAGCCACGCCTCCAGCTCCTGCACATCCTCCTCGCGCGCCCAGCAGGCCTGCCCGGACGGGCGGGAGACCCGCACCCAGCCGCAGCGCGGGGCGGCTTCCCGGCGGACCAGGTCGCCCAGGGTGAAGTCGCACACGCGCGCCGCCGCGAGGGACGGCTCGGCATAGAGATGCGTATATTCGGCCACGCAGATGTATTTGGGAGCGGCGATCCAGGCGTCCTTGCCGGCTTCGTCCATGAACGCGACGTTGAGCTCCGTCGTCCAGACGTCCCTGTAGTCGGGGGCGTCCACCTGCCGCCAGTAGCGCTCCGCGCCCTTGACGCGCAGGACCGTGCCCATCAGGGCCTGGCTCTCGTTGCCCGACTCATAGTCCGGCTTGAGCCGCAGGAAGCAGGACGAAGAATTGACGACCGCCCACTGCGGGCCGTCCCAAGACTGCGCAAAGGCGGCGGGTACGGAAAGTACCAACGCCGCCAGGAGAAGGAGTGTCCGTTTCATACGGACAAATATAATGTAATTTCGCCGGATTATTTCGCTGCTTCGAGGATCAGTTTCTCGGTCTGCTCGCGGGGCATCTGGCCGTCGAGGCAGATGAAGGTCGTCTCGTCGCCGTCGACGACAAACATCACGAAGCTTTCGATGGTCTTGCTATCGCCGACCGTGTACATCCGGACGGTTTCGCCGTCGTCCTTGGCTTCCATCAGCAGTTCGTAGCGGCCGCCCTTGATGAAGCGGTCCACGTCGCCGCGGAGGCTGGCGTTGATGGCCTGGTTCTCACTGTTCAGGATGTACATTCCGGTCAGGGTGCGGACCACGGGCGCGAGGTTGACGTCGCTGTCATTGATCTCCAGCTCGGGAATCTTGCCGATCAGGCGGAACATGGCGGGCGAGATGTAGATGGCGGAGACATTCTCGGCGTCGGAGTATTTCTGGTAGATGGACTTGCCGTTCTGGGCAAAAGCGGATAAAGCGCTGACAATCAGCAGGATAACCGTAAGGAATAATATGCGTTTCATTTCTGTGTCTTGTTGAGGATGTTCTGGGGGATTTCGGCGGCGGCTTCCGCTTCGCGGACGAGCGCCACGCCTTCGTTCATCTTGTCGGAGATGGTCCGGAAGACCTTCTCGACTTCGGCGTATGCCAGGCGCGGGTCGTCGAAGGTGTCCTTCGGGCCGCGCTGCGGCAGGGCGATGACCGCTGCGGCCGCTGCGGCCACGGCGAGCGAAGCATAAGGGATCCAGCGGGTCGGGCGGGGCCGGGCCGCGTCCGCGAGTTCGCGGGCGGCGAGCGTCTGCCGGAGGCGTTCCTGCAGCCCGTCGGGGACGGGTGCGGCGGCGCGGGTGGCTTCCTGTTCCAGCTCTTCGAGGCTGAGTCTTTCTATTTCTTCGAGGGTCTTCATATGATTGCTGTCTTTATTTTTCGGCGTGCCTGCGAGAGCAGGACGCGCAAGGTGAGGTTTCCAATGCCGGTCCGTTCGGTGATCTCCTCGTAGGAGAGGCCGTCCAGGGTCCGGAGCGTGAGCACGGTGCGCTGCCTGTCAGGCAGGGACTTGATGGCAGCGAGCACCTTGGCGAGCCGCTCCCTGTCGTCGACCGCCTCGTCCTGCCGGCCCGGCCATTCCGGCTCGGGCAGTTCGGACGGGGCCGAGACCTTGCTCCGGCGGCGGACCCGGTCGAGGCAGAGGTTGCGGAGCACCCGGATCCCGTAGCCCTTGGGGTTGTGGACGGCGTCCAGGCCATCCCGGTCCGCCCAGAGCTTGAGGAACAGCTCCTGCACGGCGTCTTCCGCCTCGGCCGCATCCTCGAGGATGTAGTGGGCCACCTGGTAGAAAGTCCCGGACAGGGGCAGGTACTCGGTCTGGAAGCGTTCGCTAGTCATTGGCCATCAGGGCTCCAACCGCTTCCATCGAGACGGATCCTTTCGCATAGACAAAAACACAGTCCTCTGCGTCATACAGGACGATGTCCCGCACGGTCGCGGACGCATCGTCCGTCAGGCCATAGAAGCGCAGGAGCCTGTCTTCATCCTTGACTTCCACCAACATTTCCGATCGCGCGAGAAGTCTTTCAATCTTTTCAGAAATCCGCTCGCGCGCCGCCTCGGAGCAGTCGCTGAAATCCAGGGCTCCAAAACTTCTCACGCCGGAAAACAGCCGCAAGGCGGCCCTGGTTTCAGGATCGTTGCCGGCGGAGATCCGCACCGCGCCCTTGATCAGCGAAGTGCCCAGGGCGCCGATGGTGACGACATCGGCGCCGTCGTACTGACGGCATTCTGCGATGAGCGCAGACAGGCGGGCGTTGTTGATCCGTTTGGCGGGTCTCCCTGCGAAAGCTGCCAACGGCAGCGTTACAAGAAGGAGCAATACAAGTAACTTTTTCATTGTGTTCATCGGTTTTTAAAACATATATCGGAACCGTGGGCGGCGCGCCTCAGCCCGGTTCCGATAATATGACGGACAAGTCCAGAAAATGTTAACGGTTAATTTCAACTTTTTTCAGCCGCGTCCGGCAGAATGATGACCACCGTGCCGACCTTGACCCGGGACTTGAGGTCCAGGATGTCTTCGTTGCGCATCCGCACGCAGCCTTCCGTGGCCCGCGTCCCGATGGACTCGGGGAAGGGCGTGCCGTGGATGCCGATGTCCCAGAAACCCGGCACGTCCAGGCGCAGGAACCAGGGGCCGTAGGCGTCGGGAATGGGGCCCTTTCCGTCCTTGAAGTCGTGCGAGAGGCCCTTGGCGTTGAGCAGCTGGTTGATCTTGAAGGTCCCCTCCGGGGTCTTGTGGTCGCCGCGGACCTTCTTGGGGCCGTAGTTGACGGCGACGGAGATGCCATATTCCTTGATGGGCTCGCCCTGCGGGTCCACGAGGGTGAGCTTGAGGGACTGCTTGTCCACGACCACGAACGGAGCGTTCTCCGCCTGGTCGAGATATTTCGCGAAACGGCTCTGGGCTCCGGCATTCAGGGCCGGGAGCAAGGCCAGCATAATAAGGAGAATTTTCTTCATGATGGGGCAAAGATAAACATTATTTCGCCGGTTTCAGCCGCAGGATGCCGATCGAATTCTCCGGCATCGTGAAATCGAAGCTCCGCCGGACGGTGCCGAGCGCCTTGGTGTGCGGCACCACCGGCTCGGTGTACTTGACGCGGCGGCCGAAGCGGGACGCCATCCCGACCAGGCCGGGGCGCTCGCCCGCACGCGGACCGGCCGCCGGCGCGGCGTAGTCCGGGTGGCTGGAGTAGTAGTTCTGGCTCCCCTGGTTCTTGACGGACGTGTCGTGCGAAGAGACGAATTCGAGCGTGGCCTCGTAGGCCGTCACGCTGCCTGCCTCGACCGTGACCAGCTTGTCCACCGCCTCGGCGTTGACGAACTTGATGAAGATCTCGCCGGTCTGCGTGTCGATGGTCGGCGAGGTGAAGACCCTGTCGTCCGGCGTGGCGCCGTCCAGCACCTCCGACGTGGCGAAGGCGTGGTCGCCCGCCACGGAGAAGAGCTGCTGGTAGTAGTAGTTGCAGGAGCGCCACATGCCGCGGTTGTCGAACCAGATCAGGTTGGAATCCCACTTGTTGAAGCCCTTCTTGCAGAAGAGCGGGGCGTAGGCCGCCATCACGACCATGTCGGAATTGCGCTCCAGGCTGGTCCAGTAGGCCGCCTCCGCCAGCGCGGAGGAATAGGCGTTGTTGGCGCGGTTGTTGGCGAACTCGCCGACGAACACGCGCGTAGGCTTGCTGCGGTCGTAGGTATGTCCCTCGTTGCCGCGCTCCTTGCCGGGATTGTAGCGGTCGCGCTTGCTGAAGAACCAGTCGTCGCCCTTGTAGTAGTGCTCGTCCACGATGGTGTCGGGATACCTGGCGTCGATGATGGCCATGTTGGTGTTGAACTCCCGGCCCGCATCGGCAGCGCCGGCCGTGGTGACGATGACGATCTCGGGATATTTCTCCTTGACGGCCTTGTACATGATGTCGAAACGCTCCCAGAACTCGGGACCCTGGTTCTCGTTGCCGATGCCCAGATACTTCAGGTTGAAGGGAGCCGGGTGGCCCAGTGCCGCGCGGCGGGCGCCCCACTCGGTGTCGGTGCCGCCGTTGCAGAACTCGATGAAGTCGAGGGCGTCCTTGACGAAGATGCTGTAGAAGCGGTCGCGGTCGGCCTGCGTCGCCAGCGGGGCGATGTATTTGTGGCCCGCGAACTGGCAGGTGACGCCATTGTTGAGCACCGGCAGCGGGGTGGCGCCGAGGCCTTCCGCCATCAGCAGGTACTCATAGAATCCGATATGCTGCGAGGTCCAGTAGCCCCAGTGGTTGCGGAAGCCGATGCGCTCCTCGCGCGGGCCGATGCTGTTTTTCCAGAACACCTGGCCGAAATAGTTCGGGCCTTCGGAGGCGCAGCCGCCCGGGAAGCGCATGAAGGTCGGATGGAGGGCTTCCAGCGCCTCCAGCAGGTCCTTGCGGAAGGGGCCGTACTGGCCGCCCTTCCAGAGTTCGGAAGCCTCCGGCACGAGGGTGACGAAGTCCAGCCAGAAGGTGCCCTTCGTGTCGGCCACGATGGCCAGGCGGCTGTCGACGGAGCGCTCCGCGGTCAGCGTGCCCGTGTACTGCTTCCACTTCTTGCCGAGCCGGGAGATGGTGACGACGTTGGAGTTCGGGTTGCCCGCGGCGTCCTCCAGGTACACGGAGACCGTGCCCTTGTAGTTCTTGCCCTGCAGGTACAGGCCCAGGTCGTAGCTCACGCCCTCCTTCGCGGGAATGGAGGCCGTCTGCGTGTTGTTGGAATAGACGGCGCCCGGGCCGCGCCTGTACTCGGCGATGCCATAGCCGTTGGCCGCGATGCCGAAGCCCGCGCCCGGATTCTCGATATCGAAACGCACGCTGTACTGCCTGTAGCGCAGCTCGTCGTCGTACTGGTCGGCGGGGTCGAAGTCGTACCAGCGCTTGAGCTTCTTCACGAGCGGCTTGTCGTCCACGGCGCGGGCAGTGCCCAGGGCGCCGTCCTTGCGCACGACGGTCCAGCCGAAGAAGACGGTGTCGCACTGGGAGAATTCATTCTCCGGGCCGTCCGGGACGTTGTAAGCCTGGAAGGAGTTGTTCTGGATCAGCTGCGCGCAGATGCCGCCGTCCACGCTCTGGTTGATGTCCTCGAAGAAGATGCCGGACAGGGTCGGGCTGATGCGGATGCCCAGCTCCTCCGGCTCCAGGATCAGGGTGCGGCGCGCGGGCTGCCTGAAGCCCTGCAGCTCGAGCATCTTGTCCGCCATGCGGCAGCCCATCAGGCGCATGCCTTCGGTGCTGAAGTGGAACTGGTCGCCCACGCTCTCGCAGCCGAGGGCGGAGATGACATAGGCATTGGGCATCACCTCCGGCAGGTGCGGCAGCACCACTTCGTTGAAAGCGGCGCACACGCCGTCCTGCTCGGCATATTTCAGCTCGCCGGCCAGCAGCGGGATCTCCGCCGGGTCCAGGCCCAGCTCCGCGCACAGGTCGTCGTGGATCTTCTTCACGCGGCCCGGCCAGGCGGCATCGTCCGGGTTGGACTCGCCCTGGTGCAGGAGCATGCCCTTGATCACGCCGTATTTCTGCGCCTCGCGGGCCGTCTCCAGCAGGCGCTGGTAGGGATTCATCCCGTATTCTTTCGCCATATCCACGAGCCAGCTGCGCGAAGGGTCGGCGGCCTCCATCGCGAGATACTCCCCGCAGGCGTCTTTGTCCCAGAGTTCGAGCTTCGCGCCCGCCACGGAGACGTTAATCACGCCCACACGGTACTGCTCAGGCAGCACCTCGATCATCTTGCGGCCGAAGAAATCGACCGGACCCATGTTGTTGGTCTGCCGGCAGATGGGCGGCACGGCCGTGTACCAGTGATTGCGCTCGCGCCCCAAGCGCGGCATGTCCACGGCCGCCATGAACTGGAAGCGCGGGTCGTTGAAATCCTTGTCCTGCTCGGCCGGACGCGCGCCCGCCTCCATGTTGGACTGCCCGAAGCAGAGATAGATGAAGAAATTGGGGTCGGGCGTCTGCGCCATTGCCGCCAGGCAGGTGCAGGCCGCCACAAGCATCGTAATTATGGTCTTTCTCATGATTGGTTGGATTGTCTGGGAAACATTATCGGCTGCCGCCGCCGCGCGAGCCGCCGAAGGAGTGGCCGCCGCCTCCGCGCGAGAAGCTGCCGCCTCCGCCGCTGCTCCGGAAGCTGCCGCCGGAGGAGGAAGAGGAGCTGATCGACGCGGCCGACTGCTTCGCCAACGCAGCTTGCATCGCCGAGGCGGAAATGCTGTTCGTGAGGCGCATCAGGCGGTAGAGCGAGACGCCGGTGTTCAGGCGCGCGGCCTGGGTGAAGGCCTGGTACTCGGAAGGATAGAGTTTCTCGAACTGCTTCGCCACCCGGTCGGCGATGCCGAACAGCGCAGCGAACACGAGGTAGTCCTCCCAGAGCGTCACTTCGATGGCCCCGCGCTTGTCGCTCAGCGTGAAGTCTTCGAGGAAATTCTTGAACTCGATCAGCTGCCGGGCCCGCTCCTGGCCGTCCGGGGTGAGGGCGTCGCCCTTGCCCATATAGCCACGGGCGACATACCACTGCTTCCCGAGCGACCGGGCCCGGTCCGGGATGCCGGAGAACTTGCGGAACGAGCGCTTGGCCCAGCGGTCCAGCTCACCCGCCTCCAGGATGTGGTTGCTGCCGCTGGCCTCGCGGACCATCAGGTAGAGGTCGTTCTCGAGCGCCTCGTCGAAGGCCTTCTGCTCCGGGAAAGAAAGGTTGACCCGGTCCGGGTGGGCCTCGTCGGGCAGCACGCCCACGTGGCCCGACAGGACCCAGCGGAGGAAATAGGCGCCGATCAGGTTGTTGGTGTATTGGGCCGTATTCATCTTGCACCCCTTGACCAGGGTATAGTAGGCCGCCGGGAGACTGCCCTTGAGCGGGATGCCGCGGTACCAGTCCTTGATCCGGCTCCGGCCGAAGATGCGCTTCTTGTATTTGTTCCCCAACAGATAATAGCTGACGCTCTGCCAGGCCAGGACCGCGACGGCGATGACCACCCAGCCCATGGGCGTGAGCAGCAGGCCGAGGATGAGGAGCAGCCCCAGCCACAGCCACTCGCCTACCGACATGTCTTCCGTGTAGTCGCTGCCCCGGAAGGCCCTCTTCTGGAGCTTCTCGAAGGACTCGTCATACTGCACCGCCGGCGCGAAGAGGCCCTCGTCGAAACGCACGAGCGCCGTCACACGGTCGTCACTGCCGAACGCGCCCAGGGACTCGGCGCGGATGGCGCCGTCCTCCACGAAGATCTCGCTGTCGCTGCCGAAACCCCAGACCTGGACATTGTCGGGAGTCCACGCCGGCCCGCCGGTCTCGTTGACCAGGACGACCTTGACGTGCTGCGGCGGAGCTATCAGCCCGGGATTGACGAAGCTGAAATACAGGGCGGCGCAGCTGTCCAGCTGCATCACCAGCCCCTTGACGCTGTAGCTGACCGTCCAGACGTGGTCGCCGTAATCGCCCTGTCCCCAGCACAGTTCCACACCGTCCGACTTGCGGACGATGCCGCAGCGGCCGCGCTTCTGCTCGCGCGAGCGGTCGGTGTCCCAGCCGTCCCCTTCGGAGACGAACGGCACGCCGCCCTCGCTCACCTGCAGGTCCGTGATGTCCAGCGGCCCGAGATGGTCGAACGGGAGATAGAATTCCGTCCCGGAAACGACGTTCACGTCCCAGACCTGGGTGACTTCGGCGCTGCCGTCCCGGTGCAGGACGACGGTCTCGTCGATGTCGCGGATCTGCTGCGGGAATGCAGCGGGAACGCACAGAATAAGGATCAGGAAAGCGGTTATCAGTTTCTTCATTGACGAATCAATCTTGGCTGGAGATGCGAAGATACGAAAAATCCGTATCTATAGCATCCCGGGCAAAACCAATCCGCTTGCCCGCCCCGCTGCCCGATCGGCTAGTGCAGCATGACGGTCAGGCCGGCCATGACGATGGAAACCATCGACATCAGCTTGATCAGGATGTTCAGCGACGGGCCGGAGGTGTCCTTGAAGGGATCGCCCACGGTGTCGCCCACGACGGTGGCGTGATGGGACGCGGAGTTCTTGCCGCCGAAGTGGCCTTCCTCCACATACTTCTTCGCGTTGTCCCAGGCGCCGCCGGAATTGGCCAGGAAGATGGCCAGGACGAAACCGGCGCCCAGGCCGCCGGCCAGCAGGCCGATCACGCCGGCCGGGCCGAGCAGCACGCCCACCAGCATCGGCACCACGATGGCGAGGACCGACGGGAAGATCATCTCGTGCTGGGCCGCCTTGGTGGAGATGCGCACGCAGGACGTATAGTCCGGCCGCTGCCTGCCCTCCAGGATACCCGCGATCTCGCGGAACTGCCGGCGGACCTCCACGACCATCTTTTCGGCCGCGCGCCCCACGGCGTTCATCGTCAGGCCGCAGAACAGGAAGGCCATCATCGCGCCGACGAACACGC carries:
- a CDS encoding Cell wall-active antibiotics response 4TMS YvqF; its protein translation is MKHPFKIVLGLALIIIGVIWVLNLAGVPGFAFSTRGWWTLFIILPCLSALLSGREIVGPCVGIGIGVLLLLADRGVITWSSMWQFALALMVIGFGIRLLFFKSCSSRNAGKYKTFSRDGKDIRHIDSSFGKQHLFFAGEKFDGADVNVSFGGLTLDLRGAEIAKEAVINLSVSFSGVVIIVPEGMAVTTAVSNGFGGVTDKRFSKINAGEPILVLTGEVGFGGVEIRNY
- a CDS encoding 2',3'-cyclic-nucleotide 2'-phosphodiesterase/5'-or 3'-nucleotidase, 5'-nucleotidase family — protein: MKTRILLVLTFAAALLAGCCKVKERPLSGEFYLPVMETTDIHGYIVSRENDFFHYRMAYIADKARDIRGHGAEYRKDRLLLLDGGDLYQGASISNLLGGQPVSAAVDRMEYDAVALGNHEFDWGIEATVDPDATMPDYEWAGSRQVNDIPVLCANLYLDGVRAPFTKDYVIVEKSARSSSGETIPVRIGVIGFAVDYAGSIMSSRFTDRGFTIREDYAIADGLAKELEASGQCDATVLLVHGAADDVAEKLAWNSSIDLVLGGHSHARKSGRRGSGPVYLQGGRYCEHYSSADLKFYRDRKTGEVSFTSVVNAQNVAVSASLDQHRAEGQNADDLDEDVLAVCDAAIAATSLEGNDVIGYIGIGATTYYIKGSGDRATPMSNWMCDILRRVGEADVSFVNSGGVRTSFPLDAASRRDITVANVYEMFPFNNLTYVYEITYADLLRLFTYSLTNGGRSLFTFMSGIDCAYRDYSVVSLGKDGAVIYQNGKWTGDWATRTLRLAVSEYLATTSRVDNYTGMENPLLQWNGTSRLLSSDRVDNECAVVVLKAEAAASGGLLHIDTTPHFILR
- a CDS encoding NlpC/P60 family protein; this encodes MKRTLLLLAALVLSVPAAFAQSWDGPQWAVVNSSSCFLRLKPDYESGNESQALMGTVLRVKGAERYWRQVDAPDYRDVWTTELNVAFMDEAGKDAWIAAPKYICVAEYTHLYAEPSLAAARVCDFTLGDLVRREAAPRCGWVRVSRPSGQACWAREEDVQELEAWLQSRVATREQLIATARRFLGTPYMWGGASVKHFDCSGFTQFVYRQCGIVLPRNAREQIHTGEEIPYDFDLMQPGDLIFYGTPATARKPMVVAHVAMYCGDRKIIHSSQVVRISSLTPDGEDYYEREPLGVRRILGHVDDGSGIRSVLTRPWYY
- a CDS encoding RNA polymerase sigma-70 factor, ECF subfamily; amino-acid sequence: MTSERFQTEYLPLSGTFYQVAHYILEDAAEAEDAVQELFLKLWADRDGLDAVHNPKGYGIRVLRNLCLDRVRRRSKVSAPSELPEPEWPGRQDEAVDDRERLAKVLAAIKSLPDRQRTVLTLRTLDGLSYEEITERTGIGNLTLRVLLSQARRKIKTAII
- a CDS encoding L,D-transpeptidase catalytic domain — its product is MLALLPALNAGAQSRFAKYLDQAENAPFVVVDKQSLKLTLVDPQGEPIKEYGISVAVNYGPKKVRGDHKTPEGTFKINQLLNAKGLSHDFKDGKGPIPDAYGPWFLRLDVPGFWDIGIHGTPFPESIGTRATEGCVRMRNEDILDLKSRVKVGTVVIILPDAAEKS